The genomic region ATTATTCTGATTTTTTTGGCACTCGGTGCTGCATTGGGAGTTGCTGCCTGTTTGGGCTATTTGTTTCGCCAGCGCCGGGAGTTGAATCGATTGCGGCAGGCGCTATCTGTATCCAAGACCACACTGAGTGAATGAGAGGGTGCGTGATTAGTTACGCATAAACACAAGATGGAATTTGAATTGTGGTGGTTATTGGCTCTGCCCTTGTTCTTTGGATTGGGCTGGCTGGCGGCGCGGGTTGATATCCGCCATGTCATGACAGAGTCGCGCAGCGTGCCAGCGTCCTATTTCAAGGGGCTGAATTATTTACTGAATGAACAGCCTGATAAAGCCATCGAAGCATTTATCGAAGTGGTCAAGGTCGATAGCGATACGGTGGATTTGCACTTCGCTTTAGGTGGTCTTTTTCGCAAGCGTGGCGAAGTCGAACGCGCTATTCGCATGCATCAGAATCTGGTG from Sulfuriferula sp. AH1 harbors:
- a CDS encoding lipopolysaccharide assembly LapA domain-containing protein — protein: MRYLSGLLKVVLFFFLLGFAVKNSELVTLRYYFGYQWQLPLVLIILIFLALGAALGVAACLGYLFRQRRELNRLRQALSVSKTTLSE